A section of the Flavobacterium ardleyense genome encodes:
- a CDS encoding DUF2971 domain-containing protein yields MNIEETIEFANNKKPYVFRYRQNCENTLSEIAESYIYFPTNEKLNDPFDANHKLINIPNNSMAISNWANSLSNNFDNQVAKKYFETFYINNPKELYNFINQNIKAFFSQFGIACFTISPVNLLLWASYANNHQGICIQYNTDLDKNFFDDIRLMEYVKEFQKIEYLPETEHESLLNLFYKKLEVWRYEYELRIIKQQYGKHNVNPMSIRSIAFGLRSTTDFKDKIIDIVKSKHTHIKLYESEVLENTYGLSFTQMEIR; encoded by the coding sequence ATGAACATAGAAGAAACTATAGAATTTGCAAATAATAAAAAACCGTATGTTTTTAGGTATAGACAAAACTGTGAAAATACTCTTTCCGAAATAGCCGAAAGTTATATATATTTCCCGACAAATGAGAAATTGAATGATCCATTTGACGCGAATCATAAGTTGATAAATATTCCAAATAATAGTATGGCCATTTCAAATTGGGCAAATTCACTTTCGAATAATTTTGATAATCAAGTTGCTAAAAAGTACTTCGAAACATTCTACATAAACAATCCGAAGGAGCTTTATAATTTTATAAATCAGAATATTAAAGCCTTTTTTTCACAATTTGGAATAGCATGCTTCACAATCTCACCAGTAAATTTGCTTTTGTGGGCGAGCTATGCGAATAATCACCAAGGAATTTGTATACAATATAATACAGACTTAGATAAGAACTTTTTTGATGATATTCGCTTAATGGAATATGTCAAGGAATTTCAGAAAATTGAATATTTACCTGAAACTGAGCATGAATCTTTACTAAACTTATTTTATAAAAAACTTGAGGTTTGGCGTTATGAATATGAATTACGTATAATAAAACAACAGTACGGTAAACACAATGTTAATCCTATGTCTATACGAAGTATTGCGTTTGGACTTAGATCTACGACTGATTTTAAAGATAAAATTATTGATATTGTAAAATCAAAGCATACACATATCAAATTATATGAATCAGAGGTTTTAGAAAATACTTATGGCCTAAGTTTTACTCAAATGGAAATAAGATGA
- a CDS encoding YeiH family protein, which yields MSESNHTEVKKEKSDIYLFPNNILARKIIFIVAAILCLTPIMSTPLALLLGLILAQLIGHPYIEWNSKSINWLLKISVVGLGFGMNVDSALKAGKDGLIFTIVSIFTTLILGYLLGKFLKIEKKTSYLISSGTAICGGSAIAAVAPVIKADEKQISVALGTVFILNSIALFVFPFVGHYLDMSQHQFGMWCAIAIHDTSSVVGAADVYGPEALQVATTIKLARALWIIPLAFVSTMLFKNNGGKVKIPYFIGLFVLAMIANSYLPVVSLVSPTIVAIAKAGLTLTLFLIGAGLSKKVLMSVGVKPLVQGVVLWIAISVGSLYAILNLI from the coding sequence ATGTCAGAATCTAACCATACAGAAGTCAAAAAAGAAAAGTCGGATATCTATTTATTTCCGAACAACATTCTTGCTCGAAAAATCATTTTTATCGTCGCCGCTATTCTGTGTTTGACGCCGATAATGTCCACACCACTAGCTTTATTGCTTGGATTAATTCTTGCGCAGCTCATCGGTCATCCATATATTGAATGGAATTCGAAGTCGATTAACTGGCTGCTCAAAATTTCGGTGGTTGGTTTAGGCTTCGGGATGAACGTTGATTCGGCCTTAAAAGCAGGTAAGGACGGACTAATATTTACCATCGTTTCCATCTTCACAACCTTGATTTTAGGGTATCTTTTAGGGAAATTTTTAAAAATCGAAAAAAAGACTTCTTATCTTATTTCCAGCGGTACTGCGATCTGCGGAGGTAGTGCTATAGCTGCAGTTGCGCCAGTTATCAAGGCTGACGAAAAGCAAATTTCGGTCGCTTTAGGAACAGTTTTTATTCTAAATTCCATTGCACTTTTCGTATTCCCATTTGTAGGGCATTATCTCGATATGTCGCAGCATCAATTCGGAATGTGGTGCGCGATTGCCATTCACGATACAAGTTCGGTTGTGGGCGCGGCAGATGTCTATGGTCCCGAGGCTTTGCAGGTGGCGACGACCATCAAATTGGCTCGTGCGCTCTGGATTATTCCTCTTGCTTTTGTATCGACAATGCTCTTTAAAAACAACGGTGGAAAGGTCAAAATTCCTTATTTCATTGGACTTTTCGTGCTTGCAATGATCGCCAATTCGTATCTTCCTGTGGTGTCGCTGGTAAGTCCAACTATAGTCGCGATTGCCAAAGCGGGTCTTACGCTTACTTTGTTCTTAATTGGTGCTGGTTTGTCCAAAAAAGTCTTGATGTCAGTTGGTGTGAAGCCTTTGGTGCAGGGCGTTGTGCTTTGGATTGCCATTTCTGTTGGCTCTCTTTATGCGATTCTTAATCTTATTTAG
- a CDS encoding LysR family transcriptional regulator — protein MFDFRLKVFLSVAKRLNFTKAAEELGITQPAVSKHIQEIERYYKIKLFDRAGSKIRLTPAGIIMVEYAEQIFETYRQLSFKFSTLNERAEGNLRIGASTTIANYVLPAIIAAFKTKYPDVGISLMVENTEKIENALEENQLDCAIVEGSTRNRNLKYSEFLEDEIVLTANANHPLAKLDKIDSNQLKKIPLLMRESGSGTLQVIGKALKDAGYKVEDLKIEMQLGSTEGIKNYLSNSSCMAFLSVYSVMKELRDKQLSIIDVHGLSINRYFLFVEQHGNNTDLIKLFNDFAYKYNLK, from the coding sequence ATGTTTGATTTTCGATTAAAGGTATTTTTATCGGTTGCCAAAAGACTTAATTTTACAAAGGCAGCAGAGGAGTTGGGCATCACGCAACCTGCGGTGAGCAAGCATATACAAGAAATTGAACGCTACTATAAAATCAAACTTTTTGATCGTGCAGGTTCGAAAATCCGACTGACTCCTGCGGGAATCATAATGGTCGAATATGCCGAGCAGATTTTTGAAACCTACCGACAACTTTCTTTTAAATTCAGTACGCTCAACGAACGTGCAGAAGGAAATCTGAGAATTGGCGCTAGTACTACAATTGCAAATTATGTTTTACCTGCGATTATTGCCGCTTTCAAGACTAAATACCCTGATGTGGGTATTTCGCTGATGGTTGAAAATACGGAAAAAATCGAAAATGCACTGGAAGAAAATCAGCTTGATTGTGCAATTGTCGAAGGAAGTACGAGAAATCGGAATCTAAAATATTCGGAGTTTCTCGAAGATGAAATTGTCTTGACCGCAAATGCAAATCATCCTTTGGCAAAACTCGATAAAATTGACAGCAATCAGTTAAAGAAGATTCCGTTGTTGATGCGCGAAAGTGGCTCAGGAACACTTCAAGTAATTGGAAAAGCTTTAAAAGATGCTGGATATAAAGTAGAAGATCTAAAAATCGAAATGCAGTTAGGAAGTACCGAAGGAATAAAAAACTACCTGAGCAACTCTAGTTGTATGGCTTTCCTAAGCGTTTATTCGGTTATGAAAGAGCTTAGAGATAAGCAACTTAGCATCATCGATGTACACGGACTTTCTATAAATCGCTATTTTCTTTTTGTAGAACAACACGGAAATAATACAGATTTAATTAAACTTTTTAATGACTTTGCTTACAAGTATAACCTGAAGTAA
- a CDS encoding DUF6048 family protein has product MKHILKYISSISFLLLVSNSFSQEKVQDTVAAKVVPKKVQRYGIRVGADISKLARSFYEDDYKGLELVGDYRLTKKIYLAAELGSESKKVLEDRLTFVTEGTYIKVGADYNAYENWLGMSNLIYIGGRYGASTFTQQLESFTIYNANPYFGEEAEIISGEKFDGLTASWIEVVAGVKVEVVKNLYAGFSLRLNYLINDKKPENFSNLYIPGFNRTYDGNFGVGFNYSISYFIPLYKK; this is encoded by the coding sequence ATGAAACACATATTAAAGTATATTTCTAGTATTTCCTTCTTGCTGTTGGTTTCTAATTCTTTTTCTCAAGAGAAAGTTCAAGATACTGTTGCGGCTAAAGTTGTACCCAAAAAAGTTCAGCGATACGGTATAAGAGTAGGAGCAGATATATCCAAATTAGCTCGTTCATTTTACGAAGACGATTATAAAGGGCTGGAGCTTGTTGGCGATTACCGCTTGACCAAAAAAATATATTTGGCTGCCGAACTTGGAAGTGAAAGCAAGAAAGTTCTCGAAGATCGACTCACTTTTGTTACAGAAGGCACCTATATCAAAGTTGGTGCAGATTACAATGCTTATGAAAATTGGCTTGGAATGAGCAACCTTATATATATAGGAGGAAGATATGGCGCAAGTACTTTTACGCAGCAATTAGAAAGCTTTACAATCTACAACGCCAATCCTTATTTTGGCGAAGAGGCGGAGATTATTTCGGGCGAAAAGTTTGATGGACTCACGGCAAGTTGGATCGAAGTGGTTGCAGGTGTCAAAGTTGAAGTTGTCAAGAATTTATACGCAGGTTTTAGTCTGCGACTCAATTATCTGATTAACGACAAGAAGCCAGAAAACTTCAGCAATCTTTATATTCCAGGATTTAATCGTACGTATGACGGTAATTTTGGAGTTGGTTTCAATTATAGTATTTCGTATTTTATACCTTTATATAAGAAGTAG
- a CDS encoding DUF6452 family protein: MKRFLLLFVLICLTFTFANCEKDDLCDAATPTTSRLVIEFFYETDPTIPKNLTNLTVFAEGRTDSIGYYNGTNVIKLPLQTTQTSTTYKFVLNSTIANAVNTDFLTVNYTLDNVFVSRACGYKSVFNLNPVGAIERTDTTPEDGIWMKSILVTNRTILSENETHIKVYF; the protein is encoded by the coding sequence ATGAAAAGGTTTCTTCTCTTATTTGTCTTAATTTGCCTGACATTCACATTTGCAAATTGCGAAAAGGATGATTTATGCGATGCAGCAACTCCTACAACTTCTAGGCTGGTGATAGAATTTTTTTATGAAACAGATCCAACGATTCCAAAAAACCTCACAAATTTGACCGTTTTCGCGGAAGGAAGGACTGATTCGATTGGGTATTATAATGGCACCAATGTTATTAAACTTCCATTGCAGACAACTCAAACTAGCACTACGTACAAATTTGTCCTTAATAGCACCATCGCAAATGCCGTAAATACAGATTTTCTGACCGTAAATTATACGCTTGACAATGTTTTTGTTTCTCGCGCTTGTGGTTACAAATCAGTCTTTAATCTAAATCCCGTGGGAGCTATCGAAAGAACCGACACTACTCCCGAAGATGGTATTTGGATGAAATCAATACTAGTAACAAATCGTACAATACTGAGTGAAAATGAAACACATATTAAAGTATATTTCTAG
- the rlmD gene encoding 23S rRNA (uracil(1939)-C(5))-methyltransferase RlmD produces MGRKNTEKAVFSHIKILDAGAKGVSVAKAADGKVIFVSNVVPGDVVDVQTFKKRKAYYEGKAVRFHEFSEHRVEPVCEHFGVCGGCKWQNMAYSQQLFYKNNEVFNNLKRIGKVELPDFEPILGSEKQFFYRNKMEFSFSDSRWLTEDEIESAETLTERNALGFHIPKMWDKILDIRKCHLQEDPSNAIRNSVKNFAIENGLTFFNARNHTGLLRTLMIRTASTGELMVLVQFFENDMEKRNLLMEFLANTFPEITSLQYVVNEKANDTLYDQKIELYKGRDFILEEMEGLKFSINAKSFYQTNSEQAYELYKITRDFAGLTGNELVYDLYTGTGTIAQFVSKGARKVIGVESVPEAIVDAKANAERNSITNCEFYVGDMKVVFNQDFINTHGKPDVIITDPPRDGMHKDVIEQILSIAPEKIVYVSCNSATQARDLALMDEMYQVTRVRPVDMFPQTHHVENVVLLEKRVN; encoded by the coding sequence ATGGGAAGGAAAAATACAGAAAAAGCAGTTTTTAGTCATATCAAAATATTAGACGCTGGAGCAAAAGGTGTTTCTGTTGCAAAAGCAGCAGATGGCAAAGTTATTTTTGTTAGCAATGTTGTACCAGGAGATGTGGTCGACGTTCAGACTTTTAAAAAGCGTAAAGCATACTACGAAGGCAAGGCGGTTCGTTTTCACGAATTTTCTGAGCATCGTGTGGAGCCAGTTTGTGAGCACTTTGGTGTTTGCGGTGGTTGCAAATGGCAAAATATGGCTTATTCGCAACAGCTTTTCTACAAAAACAATGAAGTTTTTAATAACTTAAAACGCATTGGAAAAGTAGAACTTCCTGACTTTGAGCCGATTTTAGGTTCAGAGAAACAATTCTTCTACCGCAATAAAATGGAATTCTCGTTCTCTGACTCACGTTGGTTGACCGAAGATGAAATAGAATCTGCCGAAACTCTAACTGAGAGAAATGCTTTAGGTTTTCACATTCCAAAAATGTGGGACAAAATTCTGGATATTAGAAAATGCCATTTGCAAGAAGATCCCTCAAATGCAATCAGAAATTCAGTTAAGAATTTTGCTATAGAAAATGGACTTACTTTCTTTAATGCGAGAAATCACACTGGACTTTTACGTACTCTAATGATTCGTACTGCTTCAACTGGCGAACTAATGGTATTGGTTCAGTTTTTCGAAAATGATATGGAGAAAAGAAATCTTTTGATGGAATTTCTTGCCAATACTTTCCCTGAAATTACTTCTTTACAATATGTTGTAAATGAAAAAGCCAACGATACTTTATACGATCAAAAAATTGAACTGTATAAAGGAAGAGATTTTATCCTTGAAGAAATGGAAGGCTTGAAATTTAGTATAAACGCTAAATCTTTCTACCAAACCAATTCAGAACAAGCTTATGAATTGTATAAAATTACTAGAGACTTTGCTGGACTTACAGGAAACGAGCTAGTGTATGATTTATATACAGGAACTGGAACAATTGCGCAATTCGTATCAAAAGGTGCGAGGAAAGTAATTGGAGTAGAATCTGTTCCAGAGGCAATTGTTGATGCAAAAGCAAATGCAGAGCGCAATTCAATTACAAATTGCGAATTCTACGTTGGTGACATGAAAGTTGTCTTTAATCAAGATTTCATCAACACTCACGGAAAACCTGATGTGATTATTACTGATCCACCTCGCGACGGAATGCACAAAGATGTCATCGAACAAATTTTGAGCATTGCTCCAGAAAAAATTGTGTACGTTAGTTGTAATTCTGCTACTCAAGCCAGAGATTTAGCATTGATGGATGAGATGTACCAAGTTACAAGAGTTCGTCCAGTAGATATGTTTCCACAGACGCACCACGTAGAAAATGTAGTTTTGTTAGAAAAAAGAGTAAACTAA
- a CDS encoding OsmC family protein: MKRYATAAWQGTVKEGKGNITTQSKVLDSTQYSFGSRFEEGIGTNPEELIAAAHAGCFTMQLSAYLSEAGFDVESLETKCDVDFQDKSVVGSHLTVKGKVNGIDEAKFQEFVKKAETTCPISRLLDTKISSSATLL, encoded by the coding sequence ATGAAAAGATATGCAACAGCCGCCTGGCAAGGCACAGTTAAAGAAGGAAAAGGAAATATTACCACTCAGAGCAAAGTTTTAGATTCTACCCAATATTCATTTGGATCTAGATTTGAGGAAGGCATCGGAACAAATCCAGAAGAGTTAATTGCAGCGGCTCACGCCGGTTGCTTTACAATGCAGCTTTCAGCATATCTCTCTGAGGCAGGTTTTGATGTGGAATCGTTAGAAACTAAATGCGATGTTGACTTTCAAGATAAGTCAGTTGTGGGATCTCACCTTACTGTAAAAGGAAAAGTAAATGGTATTGACGAGGCAAAGTTTCAAGAATTCGTTAAGAAAGCAGAAACGACTTGTCCAATTTCCCGCCTTTTGGATACAAAAATAAGTAGCTCCGCTACATTACTTTAG
- the rocD gene encoding ornithine--oxo-acid transaminase yields the protein MITLSNVSSAEIIEKENKYGAHNYHPLPVVLAKGKGVYVWDVEGKKYFDFLSAYSAVNQGHCHPRIVDAMMEQAQTLALTSRAFYNDKLAPYEEYITKYFNYDKVLPMNTGAEAVETAIKICRKWAYEVKKVPTNTAEIIVCNGNFHGRTTTIISFSDDANAKDNFGPYTDGFITIDYDNLDALERALENNPTTAGFLVEPIQGEAGVFVPSEGYLSKAKALCEKHNVLFIADEVQTGIARTGKLLAVHHENVHPDILILGKALSGGNYPVSAVLADNHIMNVIGPGQHGSTFGGNPIAAAVAIASLEVVKDEKLAENAAEMGDLFRAKMNEYIQTSNICTLVRGKGLLNAIVINDTEDSSTAWDICLKLRDNGLLAKPTHGNIIRFAPPLVMNEEQLLECVSIITKTLKEFEK from the coding sequence ATGATAACTTTAAGCAACGTCAGTTCTGCAGAAATTATAGAGAAAGAAAACAAATATGGTGCGCATAATTATCATCCATTACCAGTTGTTTTAGCAAAAGGTAAAGGCGTTTATGTTTGGGATGTAGAAGGTAAAAAATACTTTGACTTCCTATCTGCATATTCTGCAGTAAATCAAGGGCACTGCCATCCGCGAATTGTTGATGCAATGATGGAGCAAGCGCAGACTTTGGCCCTGACATCCAGAGCATTCTATAACGATAAGCTAGCACCTTACGAAGAATATATTACAAAATACTTTAACTACGACAAAGTACTTCCAATGAATACGGGTGCTGAAGCGGTTGAAACAGCTATCAAAATCTGTCGTAAATGGGCGTATGAGGTAAAGAAAGTTCCAACAAACACTGCCGAGATCATCGTATGTAACGGAAATTTCCACGGTAGAACAACCACTATCATATCATTTTCTGATGACGCTAATGCAAAAGACAATTTTGGACCTTACACTGATGGTTTTATTACTATTGACTATGACAATTTAGATGCGTTAGAAAGAGCATTAGAAAACAATCCAACAACAGCAGGATTCTTAGTAGAACCAATACAAGGTGAAGCTGGAGTTTTTGTTCCTTCTGAAGGATATCTTTCAAAAGCAAAAGCACTTTGCGAAAAACACAATGTTTTATTTATAGCCGATGAAGTTCAGACGGGAATTGCACGTACTGGAAAATTACTTGCGGTACACCACGAAAATGTTCATCCAGATATTCTTATCTTAGGAAAAGCACTTTCTGGAGGAAATTATCCTGTGTCGGCTGTGTTGGCAGACAATCATATTATGAATGTAATAGGACCTGGACAACACGGATCTACATTTGGTGGAAACCCAATTGCTGCAGCAGTTGCTATCGCTTCACTTGAAGTTGTAAAAGATGAAAAACTTGCGGAGAATGCTGCCGAAATGGGAGACCTTTTCAGAGCAAAAATGAATGAGTATATTCAGACTTCAAATATCTGTACTTTAGTGCGTGGTAAAGGATTGCTGAATGCAATTGTTATCAATGATACAGAGGATAGCTCTACAGCTTGGGACATTTGTTTGAAGTTAAGAGACAACGGATTATTGGCAAAACCAACTCACGGAAACATTATACGTTTTGCACCACCTTTGGTAATGAACGAAGAACAATTATTAGAGTGTGTTTCAATAATTACGAAAACACTTAAGGAATTTGAAAAATAG
- a CDS encoding DNA gyrase/topoisomerase IV subunit A: MNEDDENKLPTDDNNQPLDSNQESQGFDDIQTSGHNFYENNENPESTITKVTGMYKDWFLDYASYVILERAVPAIEDGFKPVQRRIMHSMKELDDGRYNKVANIVGHTMQYHPHGDASIGDAMVQIGQKDLIIDMQGNWGNILTGDSAAASRYIEARISKLGHDILYSPKITDWGMSYDGRRAEPINLPVKFPLLLAQGAEGIAVGLSTKILPHNFNELIDSSIKILKGKPFTLYPDFITAGIADVTNYNDGLRGGRVRVRAKIAQLDKQTLVITQIPFSTNTVTLIESILKANEKGKIKIKKIEDNTAAEVEILIHLFPGVSPDKTIDALFAFTACETSIAPLGCVIENNKPLFIGVSEMLKISTHRTVDLLKSELEIQLEELQNKWHFSTLEKIFIREEMYIDFKLYSDKESLYTYMYHRFEEYRHLLVRDINDEDLQKLTQIPMIRITRFDSDKADDAIAKLEAEMEQVKHDLEHIIDFAIAFFAKLKEKYGKGRERQTELRIFDDIEATKVILRNTKLYVNREEGFIGTSLKKDEYLCDCSEIDDVIVFLRDGTMMITKVDAKTFVGKDIIHLAIFDRNDKRTIYNLIYRDGKSGPAYIKRFNVSGVTRDKAYDLTNGTAASQILYFSCNPNGEAEVITIILRQVGSIKKLKFDVDFASLAIKGRGSKGNIVSKYPIKKIELKEKGISTLLPRKIWFDDIVKKLNVDGRGELLGEFRPNDKLLIINQSGKLRTIIPELNSHFEDDMIVLEKWIPKKPISAIYFDGEKERYYVKRFIIEVENREETFISEHSGSNLEIVSTDYRPVAEVIFSKVKGVQKDPLTVDIEAFIAVKGLKAQGNQLTSDKVRQINMLEPLEYEVPEEVIPEELEVEGSTSVSDDDINLEDDGQITLSLD, encoded by the coding sequence ATGAACGAAGACGACGAAAATAAATTACCTACTGACGATAATAACCAACCTTTAGATTCAAATCAAGAATCTCAAGGTTTTGATGATATACAAACATCAGGACATAATTTCTATGAGAATAATGAGAATCCTGAGAGTACCATTACCAAGGTTACAGGAATGTACAAGGATTGGTTTTTGGATTACGCTTCCTACGTAATTCTAGAGCGTGCTGTACCTGCAATTGAAGATGGTTTTAAGCCAGTTCAGCGTCGTATTATGCACTCGATGAAGGAGCTTGATGACGGACGTTACAACAAAGTTGCGAATATTGTAGGACATACAATGCAGTATCACCCACACGGAGATGCGAGTATTGGTGATGCTATGGTGCAAATTGGTCAAAAGGATCTAATTATTGATATGCAGGGAAACTGGGGAAATATCCTCACTGGAGATAGTGCTGCAGCTTCTCGTTATATCGAAGCGCGTATTTCTAAACTTGGACACGACATCTTATATTCTCCGAAAATTACCGATTGGGGAATGTCCTATGACGGTCGTAGAGCCGAGCCGATCAACCTTCCGGTAAAATTTCCGCTGCTTCTAGCTCAAGGTGCCGAAGGTATTGCCGTTGGTCTTTCGACTAAAATTCTTCCGCATAACTTTAATGAATTAATTGATTCGTCAATCAAAATATTAAAAGGAAAACCTTTTACATTATACCCTGATTTTATTACTGCCGGTATTGCAGATGTTACCAATTACAACGACGGTTTACGAGGTGGTCGAGTTCGAGTACGTGCAAAAATTGCGCAGCTCGACAAGCAGACTTTGGTGATTACTCAAATTCCGTTTTCTACAAATACGGTGACTTTGATTGAAAGTATTTTGAAAGCCAATGAAAAAGGCAAAATCAAAATCAAGAAAATTGAGGACAATACTGCTGCTGAGGTGGAAATTTTAATTCACCTGTTTCCAGGAGTTTCTCCAGATAAAACTATTGATGCATTGTTCGCATTTACAGCTTGCGAAACTTCAATTGCTCCATTAGGTTGTGTTATCGAAAATAATAAGCCGCTATTTATCGGAGTGAGCGAAATGCTGAAAATTTCGACTCATAGAACAGTTGATCTTTTGAAAAGTGAACTCGAAATTCAATTAGAAGAACTTCAGAATAAATGGCATTTTTCTACTTTAGAAAAAATATTTATTAGAGAAGAAATGTATATCGACTTTAAACTCTATTCAGATAAAGAGTCTTTATATACTTATATGTACCATCGCTTTGAAGAATATCGACATTTGCTTGTTCGAGACATCAACGATGAAGATTTGCAGAAGCTTACGCAAATTCCGATGATTCGTATTACCCGTTTCGACTCGGATAAAGCGGATGATGCGATAGCCAAACTTGAAGCCGAAATGGAACAAGTAAAGCACGATCTTGAACATATTATCGATTTTGCAATAGCGTTCTTTGCGAAGCTAAAAGAAAAATATGGCAAAGGTCGTGAGCGTCAAACCGAACTGCGAATTTTTGATGATATCGAAGCGACTAAAGTTATTCTTCGAAATACCAAGCTTTACGTAAATCGTGAAGAAGGATTTATAGGTACAAGTTTAAAAAAGGACGAATATTTATGCGATTGTTCAGAAATTGACGACGTTATCGTCTTTTTGAGAGATGGAACTATGATGATTACCAAAGTAGATGCAAAAACATTTGTTGGTAAAGATATTATTCATCTTGCAATTTTCGATAGAAACGACAAGCGCACTATCTACAACTTAATTTATAGAGATGGAAAATCAGGGCCAGCGTATATCAAAAGGTTTAATGTTTCTGGAGTAACTAGAGACAAAGCGTATGATTTGACCAACGGAACTGCCGCTTCTCAAATCTTGTACTTTTCTTGCAATCCAAATGGAGAAGCTGAGGTTATTACAATAATTCTGCGTCAGGTTGGAAGTATCAAAAAACTGAAATTTGATGTAGATTTTGCGTCGCTTGCTATAAAAGGTAGAGGATCCAAAGGAAATATTGTCAGCAAATATCCAATTAAGAAGATCGAACTCAAGGAGAAAGGAATTTCAACATTACTTCCACGTAAAATCTGGTTTGATGATATTGTCAAGAAACTAAATGTTGATGGAAGAGGAGAGCTGTTGGGAGAATTTAGACCTAACGACAAACTTCTTATTATAAATCAATCAGGGAAACTACGAACTATTATTCCTGAACTAAATTCACATTTTGAAGATGATATGATTGTCTTGGAAAAATGGATTCCTAAAAAGCCTATTTCGGCAATTTATTTTGATGGAGAGAAAGAGCGTTACTATGTAAAACGTTTTATAATTGAAGTTGAAAATAGAGAAGAGACATTTATTTCAGAGCATTCCGGATCTAATTTAGAAATTGTTTCTACAGATTATCGTCCTGTTGCCGAAGTTATATTCTCTAAAGTTAAAGGAGTTCAGAAAGACCCGCTTACTGTCGATATTGAAGCTTTTATCGCTGTAAAAGGTTTGAAAGCCCAAGGAAATCAATTGACTTCGGACAAAGTTCGACAAATAAATATGCTGGAACCTTTAGAATATGAAGTTCCTGAAGAGGTAATTCCCGAAGAATTAGAAGTGGAGGGAAGTACTTCTGTTTCTGATGATGATATAAATCTAGAAGATGATGGACAGATAACGTTGTCACTTGACTAA
- a CDS encoding PDDEXK nuclease domain-containing protein translates to MGQGFAFIARQKRITFDDKHFRIDLVFYNRILKSFVLIDLKIGELKHQDLGQMQMYVNYYDRKMRLEDENKTIGIVLCQNKSDLVVEYTLPEANEQIFASKYKTVLPSKEDLIKLISD, encoded by the coding sequence TTGGGTCAAGGTTTTGCCTTTATAGCAAGACAAAAAAGGATAACATTTGATGATAAACATTTCAGAATAGATTTGGTTTTCTACAACAGAATTCTGAAAAGTTTTGTGCTTATCGATTTAAAAATAGGTGAACTAAAGCATCAAGACCTTGGTCAAATGCAGATGTACGTAAACTATTATGACAGGAAAATGCGATTAGAAGATGAAAATAAAACCATCGGAATTGTATTGTGTCAAAATAAAAGCGATTTGGTTGTAGAATACACATTGCCAGAAGCAAATGAGCAGATTTTTGCTAGTAAATATAAAACTGTCTTACCAAGCAAAGAAGATTTAATAAAATTAATTTCGGACTAA
- a CDS encoding DUF1016 N-terminal domain-containing protein yields MAKDFQNKVILQRVVDLLQQAKQQVLRTVNSTMVLTYFEIGRIIVEEEQSGNERADYGKQLLKGLSERLIAEFGKGFSVDNLQNMRKFYYLYSNYETLSSISVDDASTSENLKSLTKHLEDSPTNFKLSWSHYITLIRVDDKYERKFYEIESIKNNWSVRELKRQFNSALYTRLSLSRDKEGVLKLSEVGQIIEKPKDIIKDPYILEFLGLPELYQYSESELEGEIINKLENFLL; encoded by the coding sequence ATGGCTAAAGATTTTCAAAATAAGGTAATACTCCAGCGAGTAGTTGATCTATTACAGCAGGCAAAACAGCAAGTTTTGCGGACAGTAAATTCGACTATGGTGTTAACTTATTTTGAAATTGGTAGAATAATAGTCGAAGAAGAACAAAGTGGCAATGAACGTGCAGATTATGGGAAGCAGTTGCTTAAGGGACTTTCGGAACGATTGATTGCGGAATTCGGTAAAGGTTTTTCGGTAGACAATTTACAGAATATGCGAAAATTCTATTATTTGTATTCAAATTACGAGACGCTGTCTAGTATTTCTGTTGATGATGCATCCACTAGCGAGAATCTGAAATCTCTCACTAAGCACTTGGAAGATTCTCCAACAAATTTTAAATTATCTTGGTCACATTACATTACTCTAATAAGAGTCGATGACAAGTACGAAAGAAAATTCTACGAAATCGAGTCTATCAAGAATAATTGGAGCGTACGAGAATTAAAGCGCCAATTTAATTCGGCATTATATACAAGATTATCATTAAGCCGAGATAAGGAAGGTGTGCTAAAACTTTCGGAAGTAGGGCAAATAATCGAAAAGCCCAAGGATATCATCAAAGATCCTTATATCTTGGAATTTTTAGGATTACCAGAATTATATCAATATTCTGAAAGTGAATTGGAAGGAGAAATTATTAATAAACTTGAAAATTTCTTATTATAG